From a region of the Desulfuromonas sp. KJ2020 genome:
- a CDS encoding SDR family oxidoreductase, with product MAKTILITGATSGFGEACARRFAAEGWQLILTGRRRDRLQALEQELGTAVSRTLVLDVRQRQAVQEALGDLPAVDVLLNNAGLALGLEPAWEVDLDDWETMVDTNVKGVMYCTRTVLPAMVARNGGHVINIGSTAGSWPYPGGNVYGSTKAFVEQFSRNLRADLLGSRVRVTYLAPGMAETEFSQVRFKGDDERAAGVYADTEPLRPEDIADIIWYVANVPAHVNINALEVMSVYQSWGHLAVHRQR from the coding sequence ATGGCCAAGACGATTCTCATTACCGGCGCCACCTCGGGATTCGGGGAGGCCTGCGCCCGTCGCTTCGCCGCCGAAGGCTGGCAGCTCATTCTCACCGGCCGCCGCCGCGACCGCCTGCAGGCGCTGGAGCAGGAGCTGGGCACCGCCGTCAGCCGCACCCTGGTGCTCGACGTGCGTCAGCGCCAGGCCGTGCAGGAGGCCCTGGGGGATTTGCCCGCCGTGGACGTGCTGCTCAACAACGCCGGCCTTGCCCTCGGTCTGGAGCCGGCCTGGGAAGTTGATCTCGACGACTGGGAGACCATGGTGGACACCAACGTCAAGGGAGTCATGTACTGCACCCGCACGGTGCTGCCGGCCATGGTTGCCCGCAATGGCGGCCACGTCATCAATATCGGCTCCACCGCCGGCAGTTGGCCCTATCCCGGCGGCAACGTCTACGGGTCGACCAAGGCCTTTGTCGAGCAGTTCAGCCGCAACCTGCGCGCCGACCTGCTCGGCAGCCGGGTCCGTGTCACCTATCTGGCCCCCGGCATGGCGGAGACGGAGTTCTCCCAGGTCCGCTTCAAGGGGGACGACGAGCGCGCCGCCGGCGTCTATGCCGACACGGAGCCCCTGCGGCCGGAGGATATCGCCGACATTATCTGGTATGTGGCCAACGTCCCTGCCCACGTCAACATCAACGCTCTCGAGGTCATGTCGGTCTACCAGTCCTGGGGGCACCTGGCGGTGCATCGCCAGCGCTGA
- the queF gene encoding NADPH-dependent 7-cyano-7-deazaguanine reductase QueF (Catalyzes the NADPH-dependent reduction of 7-cyano-7-deazaguanine (preQ0) to 7-aminomethyl-7-deazaguanine (preQ1) in queuosine biosynthesis) has product MTDFDASLPLGKTTEYKSAYDAGLLCAVPRSLKRLELGLERALPFQGVDIWNAFELSWLLPGGKPVVAMGEFRFPCHSPNIVESKSFKLYLNSFNQTRFASFAEVEQVLAEDLGRVAGAPVQVRLIGSECFGAERLFALPGRCIDGIDIAVSQYQLEAELLAGAADPADIVEEELHSHLLKSNCLVTWQPDWASVLVRYRGGRIDPAALLRYLISFRQHNEFHEQCVERIFADLMRFCRPERLTVYARYTRRGGLDINPFRSNFENTVENLRLARQ; this is encoded by the coding sequence ATGACTGACTTTGACGCTTCTCTGCCCCTGGGTAAAACCACCGAGTACAAATCCGCATACGATGCCGGCCTGCTCTGTGCCGTGCCGCGCAGCCTTAAGCGCCTGGAGCTGGGGCTGGAGCGGGCCCTCCCCTTTCAGGGGGTAGATATCTGGAATGCTTTCGAGCTCTCCTGGCTGCTGCCCGGCGGCAAGCCGGTAGTGGCCATGGGGGAGTTCCGTTTCCCCTGTCATTCGCCCAACATCGTCGAATCCAAGTCCTTCAAGCTCTACCTCAATTCCTTCAACCAGACCCGTTTCGCCAGCTTCGCCGAGGTGGAGCAGGTGCTGGCCGAGGATCTCGGCCGCGTGGCCGGGGCGCCGGTGCAGGTGCGCCTCATCGGCAGCGAGTGCTTTGGCGCGGAACGCCTCTTTGCCCTGCCGGGGCGCTGCATCGATGGGATCGATATCGCGGTCAGCCAGTACCAGCTGGAGGCCGAGCTGCTGGCGGGGGCGGCCGACCCGGCGGATATCGTCGAGGAAGAGCTGCACAGCCATCTGCTTAAGAGCAACTGTCTCGTCACCTGGCAGCCTGACTGGGCCAGCGTCTTGGTCCGCTATCGCGGCGGGCGTATCGACCCGGCCGCCCTGCTGCGCTACCTCATCTCCTTCCGCCAGCACAACGAATTCCACGAGCAGTGCGTCGAGCGCATCTTCGCCGACCTCATGCGCTTCTGCCGGCCGGAGCGACTTACCGTCTACGCGCGCTACACCCGCCGTGGCGGTCTCGATATTAATCCCTTCCGCAGCAATTTCGAAAACACGGTGGAGAACCTGCGGCTGGCCCGTCAGTAG
- a CDS encoding MATE family efflux transporter — MDTIPSTKRQRSLRELKTLAILSGPLVAAQVSQSAMGFIDTVMAGRVGSVDLAAVAMGASIWHPLFLFMLGILMAVTPSVAQLHGGGFRREIGHHVRQALLLGLVLSLLVIPLLRHAGPVLVWMEVDPVAAPKTLAYLEAISWGMPAIAGFFVLRHFSEGLSCSKPSMIISLLALPFNATANYVLIYGKLGLPALGGPGCGWATSLTMWFMLLGMLVIVRRGQIYRPAQLFDAWPRPDWQEIGQILRLGVPIGFSLFVEASIFAVIALLIGSLGADIVAAHQICLSFSTLVFMIPMSISSAISIRVGWALGSRDLALARRAGYTGIALTGVIALCTSTLCLLFPEPVAAIYTTNPEVRRLAVELLILGALFQVSDAIQVSTSGALRGYKDTRVPMFLLIFAYWGVGLPIGYSLGLTSLWGEPMGAAGFWIGLIAGLTTAALLLSGRLVRVIRRHRRAGLTSPSSA, encoded by the coding sequence ATGGATACCATTCCCTCCACCAAACGCCAGCGCTCCCTGCGGGAGCTTAAAACCCTGGCCATTCTCTCCGGCCCCCTCGTCGCCGCCCAGGTCTCCCAGTCCGCCATGGGATTCATCGACACGGTCATGGCCGGGCGGGTCGGCTCCGTCGACCTGGCGGCGGTGGCGATGGGTGCGAGCATCTGGCACCCCCTCTTTCTCTTCATGCTCGGCATCCTCATGGCCGTCACCCCTTCTGTTGCCCAGCTGCACGGCGGCGGCTTCCGCCGGGAGATTGGCCACCACGTGCGCCAGGCCCTGCTCCTGGGCCTGGTCCTGAGTCTGCTGGTCATCCCCCTGCTGCGCCACGCCGGCCCCGTGCTTGTCTGGATGGAGGTCGACCCCGTGGCCGCGCCCAAAACCCTGGCCTACCTGGAAGCCATTTCCTGGGGGATGCCGGCCATTGCCGGCTTTTTCGTCCTGCGTCACTTCAGCGAGGGGCTCTCCTGCTCTAAGCCGAGCATGATCATCAGCCTGCTGGCCCTGCCCTTCAACGCCACCGCCAACTATGTGCTCATCTACGGCAAGCTCGGCCTGCCTGCCCTCGGCGGCCCGGGCTGCGGCTGGGCCACCTCGCTGACCATGTGGTTCATGCTGCTGGGCATGCTGGTGATCGTGCGCCGGGGACAGATCTATCGACCGGCGCAGCTCTTTGACGCCTGGCCGCGCCCCGACTGGCAGGAGATCGGCCAGATTCTTCGCCTGGGGGTTCCCATCGGCTTCTCCCTTTTCGTCGAAGCCAGTATCTTCGCCGTCATCGCCCTGCTCATCGGCTCCCTCGGCGCTGACATCGTCGCCGCCCACCAGATCTGCCTGAGCTTCTCGACCCTCGTCTTCATGATCCCCATGAGCATCTCCAGCGCCATCTCCATCCGGGTGGGCTGGGCCCTGGGCAGCCGCGACCTCGCCCTCGCCCGCCGCGCCGGCTATACCGGCATCGCCCTCACCGGCGTCATCGCCCTGTGCACCTCGACCCTCTGCCTGCTCTTCCCCGAACCGGTGGCAGCCATCTACACCACCAACCCCGAGGTGCGCCGCCTCGCTGTCGAGCTGCTCATCCTCGGCGCCCTCTTCCAAGTTTCCGACGCCATCCAGGTCAGCACCTCCGGCGCCCTGCGCGGCTACAAGGACACCCGGGTTCCCATGTTCCTGCTCATCTTCGCCTACTGGGGCGTCGGCCTGCCCATCGGCTACAGCCTGGGCCTCACCTCCCTGTGGGGCGAACCGATGGGAGCGGCCGGCTTCTGGATCGGCCTCATCGCCGGTCTCACTACGGCAGCGCTGCTGCTGAGCGGCCGCCTGGTGCGGGTCATCCGCCGCCATCGCCGCGCTGGCCTGACTTCACCGTCATCCGCCTGA
- a CDS encoding YbfB/YjiJ family MFS transporter encodes MSQPKTSLPFHYAWVIVLCGGLTIFSCLGLARFAFGMLLPAMKAGLALGYDQMGYVSTGNFAGYLVSVALAPLLLRRARPRLLIAGSLLLIALCMVGISQTDSFWPLLVFYTLVGMGGGFANIPAVLLISHWFRRERRGRAAGLMIMGNGAAIIFSGFLIPTLNASLGMQGWRTGWLMLAAITLGAAVCTALLVRNDPAELGLTPLGARTSLEPAAVAEHSPAGSGRSLLLLGLLYFIFGATYMVYGTFIVTAMVSEFGLAEARAGLFWSWVGFFSLFSGVGFGALSDRLGRKAGLMVVFVIQSLAYLLAGSSLGEGALVASVVLYGISTFAIPTIMAAAVGDLLGLSRAAAGFSLITVFFAVGQTLGPASAGVLAETSGTFTTAFLLSGGLTGLAVLLASFLSMRDRER; translated from the coding sequence ATGAGCCAACCCAAGACATCCCTGCCTTTTCACTACGCCTGGGTCATCGTCCTCTGCGGCGGCCTGACCATCTTCTCCTGCCTGGGGCTGGCCCGCTTTGCCTTCGGCATGCTGCTGCCCGCCATGAAGGCGGGTCTGGCCCTCGGCTACGACCAGATGGGCTACGTCAGCACCGGCAACTTTGCCGGCTACCTGGTCTCGGTGGCCCTGGCGCCCCTGCTGCTGCGCCGGGCCCGGCCCCGCCTGCTCATCGCCGGCAGCCTGCTGCTGATCGCCCTGTGCATGGTCGGCATCAGTCAGACCGACAGTTTCTGGCCCCTGCTGGTCTTCTATACCCTGGTCGGCATGGGGGGCGGCTTCGCCAATATCCCGGCGGTTCTGCTCATCTCCCATTGGTTCCGCCGCGAACGGCGCGGCCGCGCCGCCGGTCTCATGATCATGGGCAACGGCGCCGCCATCATCTTCTCCGGCTTCCTGATCCCCACCCTCAACGCCAGCCTGGGGATGCAGGGCTGGCGCACGGGCTGGCTCATGCTGGCGGCGATTACCCTGGGGGCGGCGGTCTGCACGGCGCTTCTGGTGCGCAACGATCCGGCCGAACTGGGGCTAACGCCGCTGGGAGCCAGAACCTCCCTCGAACCCGCCGCCGTCGCTGAACATTCGCCAGCCGGGAGCGGCCGCAGCCTGCTGCTGCTCGGCCTGCTCTATTTCATCTTCGGCGCCACCTACATGGTCTACGGCACCTTTATCGTCACGGCCATGGTCAGTGAATTCGGTCTTGCCGAGGCCCGCGCCGGCCTGTTCTGGTCCTGGGTCGGCTTTTTCAGCCTCTTCTCCGGCGTTGGTTTCGGAGCGCTCTCCGACCGCCTCGGCCGCAAGGCGGGGCTCATGGTCGTCTTCGTCATTCAGAGTCTGGCCTATCTGCTGGCCGGCTCTTCCCTGGGGGAAGGGGCCCTGGTGGCTTCCGTCGTCCTCTACGGAATCTCCACCTTTGCCATCCCGACCATCATGGCCGCCGCCGTCGGCGACCTCCTGGGCCTGTCCCGGGCAGCCGCCGGCTTCTCCCTGATCACCGTCTTTTTCGCCGTCGGCCAGACCCTCGGCCCGGCCAGCGCCGGTGTACTGGCCGAAACCAGCGGCACCTTCACCACCGCTTTTCTGCTATCGGGAGGATTGACGGGCCTGGCCGTGCTGCTGGCCTCGTTTCTGTCGATGCGGGACCGGGAGCGTTGA
- a CDS encoding GMP reductase yields the protein MRVETDIKLGFKDVLIRPKRSNLKSRAQVELNRTYTFLHSGRTWTGIPVIAANMDTVGTFEAAEVLAGFGLLTAIHKHYSLEEWAAWLQGKADDIYERILVSTGTSEEDFTKLTQILTDHPKLAFICIDVANGYAEAFVEFVRRVREDWPDKTIVAGNVVTGEMVEELLLSGADIVKVGIGPGSVCTTRVKTGVGYPQLSAVIECADAAHGLGGRIISDGGCVCAGDVAKAFGGGADFVMLGGMFAGHDESGGQIVERGGQAYKLFYGMSSATAMEKHAGGVAHYRASEGKTVEVPYRGPLAETVKDVLGGVRSACTYVGAAALKELTKRTTFIRVLEQENQTFSG from the coding sequence ATGCGCGTAGAGACCGATATCAAGCTGGGCTTCAAGGATGTACTCATCCGCCCCAAACGCTCCAACCTCAAGAGCCGCGCCCAGGTGGAGCTGAACCGCACCTACACCTTTCTGCACAGCGGCAGAACCTGGACGGGAATCCCCGTCATCGCCGCCAACATGGACACGGTGGGCACCTTCGAGGCCGCCGAGGTGCTGGCCGGCTTCGGTCTGCTCACCGCCATCCACAAGCATTACAGTCTGGAGGAGTGGGCGGCCTGGCTGCAGGGGAAGGCCGACGACATCTATGAGCGCATTCTGGTGAGCACCGGCACCTCCGAGGAGGATTTCACCAAGCTGACGCAGATTCTGACCGACCACCCCAAGCTCGCCTTCATCTGCATCGATGTGGCCAACGGCTACGCGGAGGCCTTCGTTGAGTTCGTCCGTCGCGTCCGCGAAGACTGGCCCGACAAGACCATCGTCGCCGGCAACGTGGTGACGGGGGAGATGGTGGAAGAGCTGCTGCTGTCGGGCGCCGATATCGTCAAGGTCGGCATCGGGCCCGGCTCGGTCTGCACCACCCGGGTCAAGACCGGCGTCGGCTATCCCCAGCTCTCCGCCGTCATCGAATGTGCCGACGCCGCTCACGGCCTCGGTGGGCGCATCATCTCCGACGGCGGCTGCGTCTGTGCCGGCGATGTGGCCAAGGCCTTCGGCGGTGGGGCCGACTTCGTCATGCTCGGCGGCATGTTCGCCGGCCACGACGAGAGTGGCGGCCAAATCGTCGAGCGCGGCGGCCAGGCCTACAAACTCTTCTACGGCATGAGCTCGGCCACCGCCATGGAGAAGCACGCCGGCGGCGTCGCCCACTACCGCGCTTCCGAAGGCAAGACGGTGGAGGTTCCCTATCGGGGCCCGCTCGCCGAGACGGTCAAGGACGTGCTCGGCGGCGTGCGTTCGGCCTGCACCTACGTCGGCGCTGCCGCCCTCAAGGAGCTCACCAAGCGCACCACCTTCATCCGGGTGCTGGAACAGGAGAACCAGACCTTTTCCGGCTAG
- a CDS encoding pyrimidine/purine nucleoside phosphorylase, with protein MSYQAPERFTEVTVTCKANIYFDGKVVSHSLLLADGRKKSLGLIYPGQFTFNTEAPEKMEIIAGNCRVRIGGQGDWIGFSAGTWFDVPGQSSFDIEVTEGITEYVCSFG; from the coding sequence ATGAGTTACCAGGCACCCGAACGCTTTACCGAAGTCACCGTCACCTGCAAGGCCAACATTTACTTTGATGGCAAGGTGGTCAGCCACAGCCTGCTGCTGGCCGACGGCCGCAAAAAGAGCCTGGGGCTGATTTATCCCGGCCAGTTCACCTTCAACACCGAGGCCCCCGAGAAGATGGAAATCATCGCCGGCAACTGCCGCGTCCGTATCGGCGGGCAGGGCGACTGGATCGGCTTCAGCGCCGGGACCTGGTTCGATGTGCCAGGCCAGTCGTCCTTTGATATCGAAGTCACCGAAGGGATCACGGAATACGTCTGCTCCTTCGGCTAG
- a CDS encoding peptidylprolyl isomerase, translating into MAQAKKGDRVRIDFTGTLEDGTIFDSTLDSGDCESGHCDTDDCGDEGCGCETGPMELVIGEGEFFEQIEEALIGMAPGEKKTLTIPSDDAFGDYDESKVFAVPREQIPDDLQPEVGEELVLTDEEDEAIGVTVVEVADDSITFDANHPLAGEDLTYEFTLVEIL; encoded by the coding sequence ATGGCACAGGCCAAAAAAGGCGATCGGGTCCGCATCGATTTTACCGGCACCCTGGAAGACGGCACCATTTTCGACAGCACTCTGGATAGCGGCGACTGCGAATCCGGTCACTGCGATACCGATGACTGCGGCGACGAGGGCTGCGGCTGCGAGACCGGACCCATGGAGCTGGTCATCGGCGAAGGGGAGTTCTTCGAGCAGATCGAAGAGGCTCTCATCGGCATGGCGCCGGGAGAGAAGAAGACCCTGACCATCCCTTCGGATGACGCTTTCGGTGACTACGACGAGAGCAAGGTCTTTGCCGTCCCCCGCGAGCAGATCCCTGATGATCTGCAGCCCGAGGTCGGCGAAGAGCTGGTGCTCACCGACGAGGAAGACGAGGCCATCGGGGTGACGGTGGTCGAGGTGGCGGACGACAGCATCACCTTCGACGCCAACCACCCTCTGGCTGGCGAAGATCTCACCTACGAATTCACCCTGGTCGAGATCCTCTAG
- a CDS encoding S1 RNA-binding domain-containing protein has product MFEIGRIQNLKVHRLDEQGAWLGEESQPVLLPIREVPADARVGAVYPVFVTLDAAEKPVATLHLPKAQVGEFAVLKVKDVTRHGAFLDWGMPKDLLVPYSEQPERMRAGHKYLVKVCLDNRGRVVGTARLDECLEPEIRDLKEGDRVELILWQYTDLGAKVIVNGLYGALLYKDELRSGLKRGDRLPGYVKTLRPDGKLDVTLRQSGVEGIEEARNTLLAALQKEGFLPLHDKSPSWEIQKRLGMSKKVFKKAVGGLYKEKRVELSDDGVRLKSN; this is encoded by the coding sequence ATGTTTGAAATCGGCCGCATTCAAAACCTGAAAGTCCATCGTCTCGATGAACAGGGGGCCTGGCTGGGGGAGGAGTCCCAACCGGTCCTGCTGCCCATCCGTGAAGTTCCGGCCGACGCCAGGGTCGGGGCCGTCTACCCCGTTTTCGTTACCCTCGACGCCGCGGAAAAACCCGTCGCTACCCTCCATCTGCCCAAGGCCCAGGTCGGCGAATTCGCCGTGCTCAAGGTCAAGGACGTCACCCGGCACGGCGCCTTTCTCGACTGGGGGATGCCCAAGGATCTGCTCGTCCCCTACAGCGAGCAGCCCGAACGCATGCGGGCCGGACACAAGTACCTGGTCAAGGTCTGCCTCGACAACCGGGGCCGCGTGGTGGGTACGGCCCGCCTCGACGAATGTCTGGAGCCGGAGATCAGGGATCTCAAGGAGGGGGACAGGGTCGAGCTCATCCTCTGGCAATACACCGACCTCGGCGCCAAGGTGATCGTCAACGGCCTTTACGGGGCCCTGCTCTACAAGGACGAACTGCGCAGCGGCCTTAAGCGCGGCGATCGCCTGCCGGGCTACGTCAAGACCCTGCGCCCCGACGGCAAGCTGGACGTCACCCTGCGTCAGAGCGGTGTGGAGGGGATCGAGGAAGCCCGGAATACCCTGCTGGCCGCCCTGCAGAAGGAGGGTTTTCTCCCCCTGCATGACAAGAGTCCCTCCTGGGAGATCCAGAAGCGCCTGGGGATGAGCAAGAAAGTGTTCAAAAAGGCGGTGGGTGGGCTCTACAAGGAGAAACGGGTGGAGCTCAGCGACGACGGGGTGCGGCTGAAATCGAACTGA
- a CDS encoding serine/threonine protein kinase, with translation MTENQPPFQSLTPSFIMDAVESQGYVCDCRTLALNSYENRVYQVGIEEGQPLIAKFYRPGRWTDAQIGEEHQFCFELREHELPVVAPLCNEAGESLFHYGGFRFALYARQGGHAPEFDDLDNLLIMGRLLGRLHRIGAIRPFVHRPHLDGQSFGRDSVALISEHFIPAEYKANYDALTTDLLQAVDEVTAAVIARAIRVHGDCHAGNILWRQDAPHLVDLDDARMAPAVQDIWMMLSGDRSRQQVQLAEILDGYQEFYDFHPAELRLIEALRSLRILHFTAWLARRWDDPTFPRHFSWFNTPRYWGEHILQLREQIAALAEPPLQAP, from the coding sequence ATGACCGAGAACCAGCCCCCCTTCCAGAGCCTGACCCCCAGCTTCATCATGGACGCCGTCGAAAGCCAGGGCTACGTCTGCGACTGCCGCACCCTGGCCCTGAACAGCTACGAGAACCGCGTCTACCAGGTGGGCATCGAGGAAGGCCAGCCCCTCATCGCCAAGTTTTACCGCCCCGGGCGCTGGACCGATGCCCAGATTGGCGAAGAACACCAGTTCTGCTTCGAGCTGCGGGAGCACGAACTGCCCGTCGTCGCCCCCCTGTGCAATGAGGCAGGGGAGAGCCTCTTTCATTACGGCGGCTTCCGCTTCGCCCTCTATGCCCGCCAGGGGGGTCACGCCCCCGAGTTCGACGATCTCGACAACCTGCTCATCATGGGACGTCTGCTCGGGCGCCTCCACCGCATCGGCGCCATCCGTCCCTTTGTTCACCGGCCTCACCTCGACGGCCAGAGCTTCGGCCGCGACAGCGTCGCCCTCATCAGCGAGCACTTCATCCCGGCCGAGTACAAGGCCAACTACGACGCCCTCACCACCGACCTGCTGCAGGCCGTCGACGAAGTGACGGCGGCGGTGATAGCCCGCGCCATCCGCGTGCATGGCGACTGCCATGCCGGCAATATCCTCTGGCGGCAAGACGCCCCTCATCTCGTCGATCTGGACGATGCCCGCATGGCCCCGGCCGTACAGGATATCTGGATGATGCTCTCAGGCGACCGCTCCCGCCAGCAGGTGCAGCTGGCCGAGATCCTCGACGGCTACCAGGAGTTCTACGATTTTCACCCGGCCGAACTGCGCCTGATCGAGGCTTTACGCAGTCTGCGCATCCTCCACTTCACCGCCTGGCTGGCCCGCCGCTGGGACGACCCTACCTTTCCCCGTCACTTCTCCTGGTTCAACACCCCTCGCTACTGGGGCGAGCACATCCTGCAGCTGCGCGAGCAGATCGCCGCCCTGGCCGAACCGCCTCTGCAGGCACCCTGA
- a CDS encoding molybdopterin oxidoreductase family protein → MNRRIRRSVCPYDCPDTCGLLVAVEGERVVQVSGDPEHPFTRGFLCPKMQHYERTVHSPRRLTTPLRRRGAKGSGDFQPITWDEAIERIAARWQSIIAAHGGEAILPYSYGGTMGLVQRNAGHPFFHALGASRLARTICSPAKGAGWQAIMGDTVVPPPDEVAQSDLVILWGVNAAATNIHYLPFVQQARRRGAPVWLIDTYRTPTAAGADRVMLLRPGSDGALALGMMHVLAREGLVDQPFVSAQVQGYEAFAAEVLPACTPIWASGRTGLPASLIEELARAYAGAQAPCIRLGSGLSRYGNGAMTVRTIAALPALVGAYGKIGGGCFPSTSTSAAFAAAELTREDLLAAPTRLINMNQLGHALTELQTPPIQSLYVYHANPAAVTPDQNAVLRGLSRDDLFTVVHERFMTDTARYADIVLPATSSVEHSDLYRSYGTYFIQRARPCIPPVGESRSNREVFTLLARAMGLDEEIYRHSAEETIDHLLAIPSPLREGIDAAALLEGRAVHLRLPDDYRRRFLTPSGRIELYNPRELDPLPRYRPSYEEEGLYPLRLLTAPSLFGLNSTFGEQDALRRRQQDMRLRLHPDEAAVRGLADGEKVTAWNDLGEVVFFLQADDQVPPGVAVAEGVWWGEFAPGSRTVNALTSQRLTDRGEGSTFYDNRIEVRRFTPGPS, encoded by the coding sequence ATGAACCGAAGGATTCGGCGTTCCGTCTGTCCCTACGATTGCCCCGACACCTGCGGGCTGCTGGTGGCGGTCGAGGGGGAGCGGGTCGTGCAGGTGAGCGGCGATCCCGAACACCCCTTCACCCGCGGCTTTCTCTGCCCGAAGATGCAGCACTACGAACGCACGGTGCACTCCCCCCGCCGCCTGACCACCCCCCTGCGGCGCCGCGGTGCCAAGGGGAGCGGCGATTTTCAGCCCATCACCTGGGATGAGGCCATCGAGCGCATCGCCGCCCGCTGGCAGAGCATCATCGCCGCGCACGGCGGCGAGGCGATTCTGCCCTATTCCTACGGGGGGACCATGGGGCTGGTGCAGCGCAACGCCGGCCATCCCTTTTTTCACGCGCTCGGTGCCTCCCGGCTGGCCCGCACTATCTGTTCGCCCGCCAAGGGCGCGGGCTGGCAGGCGATCATGGGGGATACGGTGGTGCCGCCTCCCGACGAGGTGGCGCAGAGCGATCTGGTCATTCTCTGGGGAGTAAACGCCGCCGCCACCAACATCCACTATCTTCCCTTTGTGCAACAGGCCCGTCGTCGGGGCGCGCCCGTGTGGCTTATCGATACCTATCGCACGCCGACAGCCGCCGGGGCCGACCGCGTCATGCTGCTGCGCCCCGGCAGCGATGGGGCCCTGGCCTTGGGGATGATGCACGTTCTTGCTCGCGAAGGCCTGGTCGATCAGCCCTTTGTCTCGGCTCAGGTGCAGGGCTACGAAGCTTTTGCTGCCGAGGTGCTGCCCGCCTGCACACCGATCTGGGCCAGCGGGCGCACCGGACTGCCGGCCTCCCTCATCGAGGAACTGGCCCGAGCCTACGCCGGAGCCCAGGCGCCCTGCATCCGTCTCGGCAGCGGCCTCTCCCGCTACGGCAACGGCGCCATGACCGTGCGCACCATCGCCGCCCTGCCGGCCCTGGTCGGCGCCTACGGCAAGATCGGCGGTGGCTGCTTTCCCAGCACCTCCACCAGTGCGGCCTTTGCCGCGGCCGAATTGACGCGAGAAGACCTGTTGGCCGCGCCCACCCGTCTCATCAACATGAACCAGCTCGGCCACGCCCTCACTGAGCTGCAGACGCCGCCCATCCAGTCCCTCTACGTCTATCACGCCAATCCCGCTGCCGTGACCCCCGATCAGAACGCCGTGCTGCGGGGTTTGAGCCGGGACGATCTCTTCACCGTCGTGCATGAGCGTTTTATGACCGATACCGCGCGCTACGCCGACATCGTGCTGCCGGCGACCTCTTCCGTCGAGCACAGCGACCTCTATCGCAGCTACGGCACCTACTTCATCCAGCGGGCCCGCCCCTGCATTCCGCCGGTGGGAGAGAGCCGCTCCAACCGCGAGGTCTTTACCCTGCTGGCCCGGGCCATGGGGCTGGACGAGGAGATTTATCGGCACAGCGCCGAGGAGACGATCGACCATCTGCTCGCCATTCCCAGCCCCCTGCGCGAGGGGATCGACGCGGCGGCCTTGCTGGAGGGCAGGGCGGTTCATCTGCGTCTGCCCGACGACTACCGCCGCCGTTTTCTCACCCCTTCGGGCCGGATTGAACTGTACAACCCGCGCGAGCTTGACCCATTGCCCCGCTATCGTCCCAGCTACGAGGAAGAAGGGCTGTATCCCCTGCGCCTGCTGACGGCGCCCAGCCTCTTTGGGCTTAACAGTACTTTCGGCGAGCAGGATGCCCTGCGAAGGCGGCAGCAGGACATGCGTCTGCGGCTGCATCCCGATGAGGCGGCGGTCCGGGGATTGGCCGACGGGGAGAAGGTTACGGCCTGGAACGATCTCGGCGAGGTCGTCTTTTTCCTGCAGGCCGACGACCAGGTACCACCGGGGGTGGCCGTGGCCGAAGGGGTCTGGTGGGGTGAATTCGCCCCCGGCTCCCGCACCGTCAACGCTTTGACCTCGCAGCGCTTGACCGATCGGGGCGAGGGGAGCACCTTTTATGACAATCGCATCGAGGTTCGACGGTTCACACCGGGACCGTCCTAG
- a CDS encoding arylesterase, whose amino-acid sequence MFRLLHFLAIALFLLLAGGCDRGPAIAPLPEDAIVLAFGDSLTYGTGAGSGESYPEVLAALLGRTVINAGVPGETSAQGLRRLPDVLAEYEPDLVILCHGGNDFLRRLDRQQLAANLEAMVALIHDSGAEVVVVGVPQFGLLLKTAPLYDQLAETYHLPYEGDIITDLLGDRDLKSDTVHPNAAGYRQLAEALFRLIDRAQRS is encoded by the coding sequence ATGTTTCGCCTTCTTCATTTCTTAGCCATCGCTCTTTTTTTGCTGCTGGCCGGGGGTTGTGACCGCGGACCGGCCATCGCTCCCTTGCCCGAGGACGCCATCGTGCTGGCTTTTGGCGACAGTCTCACGTACGGTACCGGCGCCGGCTCGGGTGAATCTTACCCCGAAGTGCTGGCCGCCCTGCTGGGCCGCACCGTCATCAACGCAGGCGTGCCCGGGGAGACCTCCGCTCAGGGTCTGCGGCGCCTCCCGGACGTGCTGGCCGAATACGAGCCCGATCTGGTCATTCTCTGCCATGGCGGCAACGACTTTCTGCGCCGCCTTGACCGGCAGCAGCTGGCCGCCAACCTGGAAGCCATGGTCGCCCTCATCCACGACAGCGGCGCCGAGGTCGTTGTGGTCGGCGTTCCCCAGTTCGGCCTGCTTTTGAAGACCGCTCCACTCTACGATCAGCTCGCCGAGACCTACCACCTGCCTTACGAAGGGGATATCATCACCGATCTGCTGGGCGACCGCGACCTCAAGAGCGACACCGTACACCCCAATGCCGCCGGTTACCGACAGCTGGCCGAGGCCCTCTTTCGCCTCATCGACCGGGCGCAGCGGTCCTGA